From Paenibacillus sp. GP183, one genomic window encodes:
- the pdxT gene encoding pyridoxal 5'-phosphate synthase glutaminase subunit PdxT, with protein MVKIGVLALQGAVAEHIRGIEQAGGEGVVVKRTEQLDDVQGMIIPGGESTTIGKLMRTYGFIEAMKQFSDKGKPIFGTCAGLIIIAKEISGQDDAHLKLMDMTVARNAFGRQRESFETDLPVKGIDERVRAVFIRAPLIEKVGDSVEVLSTYQGQIVAARQDHLLAASFHPELTDDYRMHAYFLDMVKERQA; from the coding sequence ATGGTCAAGATTGGTGTTCTTGCTCTTCAAGGCGCGGTAGCTGAGCACATTCGGGGAATTGAACAAGCCGGCGGCGAAGGTGTAGTGGTTAAGCGAACCGAGCAGCTGGATGATGTTCAAGGTATGATTATACCTGGCGGAGAGAGCACCACTATCGGCAAGCTGATGCGCACATACGGTTTTATAGAGGCGATGAAGCAATTTTCCGATAAAGGAAAACCGATTTTTGGGACCTGCGCGGGCTTGATCATCATTGCAAAAGAGATTTCAGGGCAGGATGATGCTCATCTGAAGCTGATGGACATGACGGTGGCTCGCAACGCATTTGGACGTCAGCGAGAGAGCTTTGAGACGGATCTGCCGGTCAAAGGGATCGATGAACGTGTTCGGGCCGTATTCATTCGGGCTCCGCTCATAGAGAAGGTCGGAGATAGCGTTGAAGTGCTGTCCACGTATCAAGGACAGATAGTAGCCGCGAGGCAGGACCATCTGCTGGCTGCTTCCTTCCATCCAGAGCTTACGGATGATTATCGGATGCATGCTTATTTTTTGGATATGGTCAAAGAAAGACAGGCATAA
- the serS gene encoding serine--tRNA ligase, whose amino-acid sequence MFDIKLLRTDMAAVETAMNNRGKRIEELKGFTELDIKRRELLQETEQLKNSRNTVSQEVAVRKRSGENADNLIEEMKHVGDRIKALDDEIRLLDEQLQQVVLSIYNMPHASVPVGHSEDDNVEIRRVGEAPKLGFEAKPHWELAQELGILDFEAAAKVTGSRFVFYKGLGARLERALLNFMMDLHSDEHGYVEMLPPYIVNRDSLTGTGQLPKFEEDVFKLENSEYFLIPTAEVPVTNYHRDDILSSEQLPANYVAFSACFRSEAGSAGRDTRGLIRQHQFNKIELVKLVKPEDSYEELEKLTQHAEKVLQLLKLPYRVLTLCTGDLGFSSAKTYDLEVWLPSSGTYREISSCSNFEDFQARRANIRFRRDPKAKPEFVHTLNGSGLAIGRTVAAILENYQQADGSIKIPDVLVPYMNKVQVISHPRN is encoded by the coding sequence TTGTTTGATATTAAACTGCTACGTACGGATATGGCGGCCGTAGAGACCGCGATGAATAACCGCGGCAAGCGGATCGAAGAGCTAAAAGGATTTACTGAACTGGATATCAAGCGCAGAGAGCTGCTGCAGGAAACGGAGCAGTTGAAAAACAGCCGCAATACCGTTTCGCAGGAAGTTGCAGTACGTAAACGTTCAGGCGAAAATGCCGATAATCTCATAGAGGAAATGAAGCATGTCGGTGACCGAATCAAGGCGCTGGATGATGAGATACGTTTATTGGACGAGCAGCTGCAGCAGGTTGTGCTGTCCATCTACAACATGCCGCATGCCAGCGTGCCGGTTGGTCATTCTGAGGATGATAACGTGGAAATCAGGCGTGTTGGCGAGGCGCCGAAACTTGGCTTTGAAGCAAAACCGCATTGGGAGCTGGCTCAGGAGCTGGGCATTCTTGATTTTGAGGCTGCCGCGAAGGTGACCGGCTCGAGGTTTGTTTTTTATAAAGGGCTTGGTGCACGTTTGGAGCGGGCATTACTGAACTTTATGATGGATCTGCACAGTGATGAGCATGGCTATGTAGAGATGCTTCCTCCCTACATTGTAAACCGCGACAGCTTAACGGGGACCGGACAGCTGCCGAAGTTCGAAGAAGATGTGTTCAAACTGGAGAATTCGGAATATTTTCTCATTCCTACGGCTGAGGTTCCTGTAACCAACTATCATCGGGATGATATCTTGTCCAGCGAACAGCTTCCTGCCAATTATGTCGCCTTTAGTGCTTGTTTTCGCTCTGAAGCTGGGTCTGCCGGGCGGGATACGCGCGGATTGATCCGTCAGCATCAATTCAACAAAATTGAGCTGGTTAAGCTCGTTAAGCCGGAGGATTCATACGAAGAGCTGGAGAAGCTCACTCAACATGCGGAAAAGGTGCTTCAATTGTTGAAGCTGCCTTACCGTGTTTTAACCTTATGCACAGGGGACCTTGGCTTCTCCTCAGCGAAAACCTACGATCTGGAGGTCTGGCTGCCCAGCAGCGGCACGTACAGGGAAATTTCGTCCTGCAGCAACTTCGAGGACTTTCAAGCCCGTAGAGCGAATATCCGCTTCCGTAGAGATCCTAAGGCAAAGCCGGAATTCGTCCATACGCTGAATGGTTCGGGTCTCGCAATAGGCAGAACGGTGGCAGCCATCCTGGAGAACTATCAGCAAGCAGATGGATCCATCAAGATTCCGGATGTCCTCGTTCCCTACATGAATAAGGTTCAGGTCATTAGCCATCCTAGAAATTAG
- a CDS encoding S-layer homology domain-containing protein, which translates to MNKTIKGFLIGVVTTAVFTTSGLAMASNGYFQDNGWWTPAAEWAKDQGLMTGLGNGYFGGEQTVTRGQLAQVLKNLADTGVITVNKSQQPVTTTPTPTPTPTPTPTPTSTSAPTPAPTANEITLGTGTFYVGKDINAGRYVVSTTNNGGNFFVTDPSGISSVNEILGTDPSYVNNITIDLVNGQNIKISGLQSVKFTPKA; encoded by the coding sequence ATGAACAAAACTATAAAGGGGTTTCTAATAGGTGTTGTAACCACTGCAGTTTTTACTACTTCGGGACTTGCAATGGCTTCTAACGGTTATTTCCAAGATAATGGTTGGTGGACACCCGCGGCTGAGTGGGCAAAAGATCAAGGGTTAATGACCGGTCTGGGGAATGGATATTTTGGTGGTGAGCAAACAGTAACACGAGGACAATTAGCACAGGTTCTTAAAAACCTTGCAGATACTGGTGTAATCACAGTAAATAAGTCGCAACAGCCAGTGACCACAACACCAACACCAACACCAACACCAACACCAACACCAACACCAACATCAACATCAGCACCAACACCAGCACCAACAGCCAATGAAATAACGCTTGGAACTGGCACATTCTACGTTGGTAAAGACATTAACGCAGGAAGATATGTCGTATCAACAACTAATAATGGCGGTAACTTCTTTGTAACTGATCCAAGCGGAATTTCAAGCGTAAATGAAATTCTTGGTACAGATCCAAGTTATGTCAATAACATCACAATAGATTTGGTTAACGGTCAAAATATTAAAATTAGTGGTTTGCAATCTGTGAAATTTACACCGAAAGCATAG
- a CDS encoding S-layer homology domain-containing protein has translation MNKISLALTSVLLSSTLLAGCTANGIKTKSLNDNRGYRPFATTAPGMPTQFTDVPYDWYTDKVQWGANLGIIDGYPDLTFHPNSPITRAEVIKIIKSLSDKGYITVPATPTPTTSPAPSPSL, from the coding sequence ATGAACAAAATAAGCCTTGCTTTAACTTCGGTTTTGCTTTCTTCAACTTTATTGGCAGGATGTACTGCAAATGGCATCAAAACCAAGTCGCTGAATGATAATCGCGGGTATAGGCCTTTCGCAACCACTGCACCAGGGATGCCAACTCAATTTACTGATGTTCCATATGATTGGTACACGGATAAAGTTCAATGGGGAGCAAATTTAGGCATTATTGATGGGTATCCAGACCTTACTTTTCACCCTAATTCACCTATAACCAGGGCTGAAGTCATTAAAATTATTAAATCATTATCTGATAAAGGATACATCACTGTGCCTGCTACACCGACACCCACAACCAGTCCTGCACCTTCACCATCACTATAA
- a CDS encoding small acid-soluble spore protein P, protein MSKPKAQPVSLGKPNNNGQGEHNDKPVEPLSGSKKVKNRQHSRQNHGEGF, encoded by the coding sequence ATGTCCAAGCCCAAAGCACAACCTGTGAGTTTAGGTAAGCCGAATAATAATGGGCAGGGAGAGCACAACGACAAACCCGTGGAACCTCTCTCCGGATCCAAGAAAGTTAAAAACCGTCAGCATTCTCGTCAAAATCACGGTGAAGGCTTTTAA
- a CDS encoding MFS transporter: MHVDSLAKPVNFRIPLFCAVTLLFWMSMYTSVPIMAPYVESLGGSHQLAGWIVGMYGISQMLLRIPVGIMSDRFHKRKLFITFGLFFTGLCGLGLWYTNDFTWILILRALAGAAAATWVDFTVLFTSYFKHEESTKAIGMISFYNSIGQMFGIMMAGWIADSRGWEASFLLGAGIGVVGLLGSLFLVEKVEMNAPKITLRGVVEVAGNRMLLMVSLLAILSQVIVFATVFGFTPVYAEQLGASKLDMALLTFISSLPVALASLFGSGLWSARFGEKRVAVFGFVLMGVFTITIPFTHTLWVLMLTQAIAGFGRGLSFPVLMGLSIKYMTAEKRATAMGFFQAIYGLGMFIGPVLMGVVGDWFQLSQGFLVLGILGCLTAVLSQWLIKSENKIKKNPEGFFFADDV; this comes from the coding sequence ATGCATGTAGATAGTTTGGCCAAACCTGTCAACTTTCGAATTCCGCTGTTTTGTGCGGTTACCCTGCTTTTCTGGATGTCTATGTACACCAGCGTTCCCATTATGGCTCCCTATGTCGAGTCTTTGGGAGGTTCTCATCAGCTTGCCGGTTGGATCGTAGGGATGTACGGCATTTCACAAATGCTTTTAAGAATTCCGGTCGGTATCATGTCAGATCGTTTTCATAAAAGAAAGCTTTTCATTACATTCGGCTTATTTTTTACAGGTCTATGCGGCTTAGGACTTTGGTACACGAATGATTTCACGTGGATATTAATTTTGCGTGCACTCGCTGGTGCGGCTGCGGCTACGTGGGTGGATTTTACCGTTTTATTCACGAGCTACTTTAAGCATGAGGAATCAACCAAAGCCATCGGCATGATCAGCTTTTATAATTCGATTGGACAGATGTTCGGCATCATGATGGCGGGTTGGATAGCCGATTCGAGGGGCTGGGAAGCCTCCTTTTTGCTGGGAGCGGGGATAGGCGTTGTAGGGCTGTTAGGCTCTTTGTTTCTTGTTGAAAAAGTGGAGATGAATGCTCCCAAAATCACCTTGCGCGGCGTCGTGGAGGTAGCGGGGAATCGGATGCTGCTCATGGTATCCTTGCTGGCGATCCTTTCGCAGGTGATTGTGTTTGCCACCGTTTTTGGTTTCACCCCTGTTTATGCCGAGCAGCTCGGTGCAAGTAAGCTCGACATGGCCCTCCTCACCTTCATCTCAAGCCTGCCGGTAGCTCTGGCTTCACTGTTTGGCAGCGGTCTATGGTCAGCCAGGTTCGGTGAGAAACGTGTCGCTGTGTTTGGCTTTGTGCTGATGGGCGTGTTTACGATCACCATACCTTTTACCCATACTTTATGGGTGCTTATGCTGACTCAAGCCATCGCCGGATTCGGAAGAGGATTATCTTTCCCCGTCCTTATGGGTCTGAGCATCAAATATATGACTGCGGAAAAGCGAGCGACAGCGATGGGCTTTTTTCAAGCTATCTATGGTCTGGGAATGTTCATTGGTCCTGTGCTGATGGGGGTCGTCGGTGATTGGTTTCAACTGAGTCAGGGCTTTTTGGTCCTCGGTATACTAGGCTGCCTGACTGCTGTCCTTTCCCAGTGGCTTATAAAATCGGAAAATAAAATAAAAAAGAACCCCGAAGGATTCTTTTTTGCCGATGACGTATGA
- a CDS encoding biotin transporter BioY, producing MQTSSWNVRGLVFSALFAALFILFSLITITPGLFPVPFTLQSFALMLTGGLLGARYGFYSIFVVVALTALGLPLLHGQGGLSLILGKSGGFIWMFPVAAFAIGWMSDRIKGKGPVSYILLFVTMELFGSLLLYVTGVPWLAHAAGFSISKAWMLGGYPFLLPDMVKAIAAAGVVLSLRQFVPKLAHSRLAR from the coding sequence ATGCAAACATCATCCTGGAATGTTCGAGGTCTCGTATTTAGCGCTTTATTCGCCGCACTCTTTATTTTATTCAGCTTGATCACAATTACACCCGGCTTATTCCCTGTTCCATTTACTCTCCAAAGCTTCGCTTTGATGCTTACAGGGGGCCTGCTTGGCGCCCGTTATGGATTTTACAGCATTTTCGTCGTGGTTGCACTAACTGCTCTCGGGTTACCGCTATTGCATGGGCAAGGTGGGCTGTCTCTCATCTTGGGCAAATCTGGCGGCTTCATCTGGATGTTCCCCGTTGCGGCATTCGCTATCGGCTGGATGTCGGATCGGATCAAGGGTAAAGGGCCTGTCTCCTACATACTGCTCTTCGTAACTATGGAGCTATTCGGATCTCTGCTGTTATATGTCACTGGCGTTCCTTGGCTAGCCCATGCAGCTGGCTTCTCTATTTCCAAAGCTTGGATGCTGGGTGGATATCCATTTTTGCTGCCAGACATGGTTAAAGCTATAGCTGCGGCCGGTGTCGTCCTCAGTTTGCGTCAATTTGTCCCGAAGTTAGCACATTCACGGCTTGCCCGATAA